The following coding sequences are from one Carcharodon carcharias isolate sCarCar2 chromosome 11, sCarCar2.pri, whole genome shotgun sequence window:
- the spry2 gene encoding protein sprouty homolog 2 yields the protein MDTRTQNGSGSPALLQLLRDSGRQHVEPDPRDVQPQQVQVLSLDQIRIIRATNEYTEGPTVAPRPGSKSVHRPPSQHKNERMSGLNNDQEHQRFNNRSQHHHMHSSSRAPLTRSTSTVSSGSRNSTRTSTSSTSSDQRLLGPPSSPDHVSDQIVRVQPKSEFKSDELKPLGKEELGKHIYRCEDCGKCKCEECTYPRTLPSYWLCDKRCLCSAQNAVEYGTCVCFVKGVFYHCSNYDDEDRCADNPCSCTQSHCCVRWSAMGLMSLFMPCLWCYLPAKGCLKLCQGCYDRINRPGCRCKNSNTVCCKVPSLPPRNLEKPS from the coding sequence ATGGATACGCGAACTCAAAATGGCAGTGGTTCTCCAGCCCTGCTACAGTTGCTGCGTGACAGTGGAAGGCAACACGTGGAACCTGACCCCAGGGATGTACAGCCACAGCAGGTTCAAGTGTTGTCGCTCGATCAGATCCGAATTATAAGAGCCACTAATGAGTACACAGAGGGACCTACTGTTGCTCCAAGGCCTGGGAGCAAGTCTGTGCACCGACCACCCTCTCAGCACAAAAATGAGAGAATGTCTGGATTAAATAATGACCAAGAGCACCAGCGGTTTAACAACCGCAGTCAGCATCATCACATGCATTCTTCATCGAGGGCACCTTTAACTCGGTCAACTAGCACTGTGAGTAGTGGTTCTCGGAATAGCACAAGGACAAGTACAAGCAGTACATCTTCTGACCAGAGACTTCTAGGACCTCCGTCCTCTCCGGACCATGTTTCTGATCAGATCGTCAGGGTACAGCCCAAATCGGAATTTAAATCTGATGAACTGAAACCTCTGGGGAAAGAAGAATTGGGCAAACACATCTACCGATGTGAAGACTGCGGGAAGTGTAAGTGTGAGGAATGCACTTATCCGAGAACTCTACCTTCCTATTGGCTCTGCGACAAGCGGTGCCTCTGCTCTGCGCAGAATGCAGTGGAGTATGGGACTTGTGTCTGCTTTGTGAAGGGCGTCTTTTACCACTGCTCAAACTATGATGACGAAGACCGCTGCGCAGATAATCCGTGCTCCTGCACCCAGTCGCATTGCTGTGTCCGGTGGTCAGCCATGGGCCTTATGTCCCTCTTTATGCCCTGCCTGTGGTGTTACCTACCTGCCAAGGGCTGCCTTAAGTTGTGCCAGGGGTGCTACGATAGGATTAACCGTCCTGGTTGCCGTTGCAAAAACTCAAATACAGTTTGCTGCAAGGTTCCTAGTTTACCTCCTAGGAACCTTGAAAAGCCTTCCTAG